From a single Deltaproteobacteria bacterium genomic region:
- a CDS encoding plasmid stabilization protein, with protein sequence MASITIRNLEDDVKTRLRVRAASHGRSMEEEARLILREAVGRKPNSRNLASIARAHFGPSGGVDLELPSREPIREPPRFD encoded by the coding sequence ATGGCAAGCATCACGATTCGCAATCTTGAAGATGACGTGAAGACCCGCCTCCGCGTGCGCGCGGCGAGCCACGGTCGATCAATGGAAGAAGAGGCGCGGCTGATTCTGCGCGAGGCCGTTGGGCGCAAGCCGAACTCGCGAAATCTGGCCAGCATTGCCCGCGCCCACTTCGGACCGTCCGGCGGCGTCGACCTCGAGTTGCCGTCGCGCGAACCCATCCGCGAGCCCCCTCGGTTCGACTGA